Proteins encoded in a region of the Coffea eugenioides isolate CCC68of chromosome 4, Ceug_1.0, whole genome shotgun sequence genome:
- the LOC113768127 gene encoding DNA-(apurinic or apyrimidinic site) lyase, giving the protein MKRFFKPVEKDGSSKKANVSASSPFSSVNDGEETAEISSENGDKKEPLKFLTWNANSFLLRAKNDWPEFSKFVENLDPDIIAIQEVRMPAAGSKGTPKNPRELKDDTSSSREEKQVMMRGLSSSPFRNYAVWWSLSDFKYAGTALLIKKCFKPQKVSFSLDRTGSKHEPEGRVILAEFESFRFLNTYVPNNGWKDEETSFHRRRKWDKRMLEFVLQNSDKPLIWCGDLNVSHEDIDVSHPEFFSAAKLNGYVPPNKEDSGQPGFTLSERKRFGAILKEGKLVDAYRHLHKEKDMEHGFSWSGHPVGKYRGKRMRIDYFIVSEKLKDRIVSCEMHGQGIELDGFYGSDHCPLSLELSAKSCESET; this is encoded by the exons ATGAAGAGATTTTTTAAACCAGTGGAAAAAGATGGCTCTTCCAAGAAAGCCAATGTCTCTGCTTCTTCCCCTTTTTCCTCAGTTAATGATGGTGAAGAAACTGCAGAAATCTCTTCAGAGAATGGCGACAAAAAGGAGCCTTTAAAGTTCTTGACGTGGAATGCTAATAGCTTTCTTTTGAGAGCGAAGAATGACTGGCCTGAGTTCAGTAAATTCGTGGAGAATCTTGACCCTGATATCATCGCCATACAG GAAGTAAGGATGCCTGCAGCCGGCTCCAAGGGAACACCTAAAAATCCTAGAGAGTTGAAAGATGACACGAGCTCTTCACGTGAAGAAAAGCAG GTTATGATGCGTGGCCTATCAAGTTCACCTTTTCGAAATTATGCAGTTTGGTGGTCTCTTTCAGATTTTAAGTATGCTGGTACTGCATTACTTATTAAAAAGTGCTTCAAACCACAGAAGGTCTCTTTCTCACTTGATCGAACAG GTTCAAAGCATGAACCAGAAGGTCGGGTAATTTTGGCTGAATTTGAGTCATTCCGGTTTCTTAATACCTATGTGCCGAACAATGGTTGGAAAGATGAGGAAACTTCTTTTCATAGGAGAAGAAAATGGGATAAGAGGATGCTAGAGTTTGTTTTGCAAAACTCAGACAAACCTCTTATCTGGTGTGGTGACCTCAATGTCAG TCATGAGGATATAGATGTGAGCCATCCAGAATTTTTCAGCGCAGCAAAGCTTAACGGTTATGTCCCCCCAAATAAAGAG GATTCTGGGCAGCCTGGATTTACATTGTCTGAAAGGAAGCGATTTGGTGCTATATTGAAAGA GGGAAAGCTAGTAGATGCCTACAGGCACTTGCATAAGGAGAAGGACATGGAGCATGGCTTTTCATGGTCAGGGCACCCTGTTGGAAA GTACCGTGGAAAAAGGATGAGAATTGACTATTTCATTGTTTCAGAGAAACTTAAGGATAGAATCGTCTCATGTGAGATGCATGGGCAAGGAATTGAATTAGATG GGTTTTACGGAAGTGACCACTGCCCACTATCCCTGGAACTTTCTGCCAAGAGTTGTGAGTCCGAGACTTAA
- the LOC113768259 gene encoding CBBY-like protein isoform X2 encodes MAATATISHSSLITLYSNSQLNTSSVLKNTFLSSTSLVYSSSSTISINSCNTKLCGAVTLKSRNGRGGIRGGRLVCLVASSSSAPSVNLPKALMFDCDGVLVDTEKDGHRISFNDTFAEKELGVTWDVDLYGELLKIGGGKERMTAYFNKVGWPEKAPKSEEERKEFIASLHKRKTELFMALIEKKMLPLRPGVAKLIDQALDNGVKVAVCSTSNEKAAIYLLASSTLGVDPSSCVVIEDSAIGLAAAKAAGMKCIVTKSGYTAEEDFLNADAVFDCIGDPPEERFDLSFCGSLLEKQYVS; translated from the exons ATGGCGGCAACTGCTACAATCTCTCATTCTTCCTTGATCACTCTCTACTCTAACAGCCAACTTAACACATCTTCAGTCTTGAAGAACACATTCTTGTCATCTACATCACTAGTCTATTCTTCTTCAAGTACAATAAGCATTAATAGTTGTAACACAAAACTTTGTGGTGCTGTTACTTTGAAAAGCAGAAATGGAAGAGGTGGGATTAGAGGTGGGCGGTTGGTTTGCTTGGTTGCTTCATCTTCATCTGCACCTTCAGTTAATCTTCCCAAAGCACTGATGTTTGATTGTGATGGGGTGCTTGTTGACACTGAGAAAGATGGCCACAGGATTTCTTTCAATGACACCTTTGCTGAa AAAGAATTAGGTGTAACCTGGGATGTGGACTTGTACGGTGAATTGCTCAAAATTGGGGGTGGAAAAGAAAG GATGACTGCCTATTTTAACAAAGTGGGTTGGCCAGAAAAGGCACCAAAgagtgaagaagaaagaaaagaattcatAGCCTCACTTCATAAGCGAAAAACAGAGTTGTTCATGGCACTTATTGAGAAAAAAATGCTACCTCTTCGGCCTGGTGTAGCGAA GTTGATTGATCAGGCTTTGGACAATGGAGTCAAAGTTGCTGTCTGCAGCACATCTAATGAGAAGGCG GCCATTTATCTGTTAGCTTCCAGCACTCTGGGTGTTGACCCTTCAAG TTGCGTTGTGATAGAAGACAGTGCCATAGGTCTTGCTGCTGCAAAAGCTGCTGGGATGAAGTGTATTGTAACAAAGAGCGG GTACACAGCTGAGGAGGATTTCTTAAATGCTGATGCAGTTTTTGATTGCATTGGAGATCCTCCAGAAGAAAGATTTGACTTATCATTTTGTGGAAGCCTTCTGGAGAAACAATATGTTAGTTAG
- the LOC113767453 gene encoding exosome complex component RRP45A-like isoform X1: MEQRLANTWRMTVNEKKFIETALHSDLRIDGRRPFDYRELTVKFGREDGSSEVQLGLTHVMGFVSSQLVQPYRDRPNEGTLSVYTELSPMADPSFEAGRPTESAVELGRVIDRGLRESRAVDTESLCVVSGKFVWSIRIDLHILDNGGNLVDAANIAALAALLTFRRPECSLGGEDGQEVIVHPPEVREPLPLIIHHLPIAITFAFIGDENTVVIDPTHFEEGVMGGRLTATLNANGDVCAIQKAGGDGVMQSVIMQCLRIASVKAADITAKIRKAVDSYNTERALSKIRRQPASVAVQVTEPNQIEVKDFLSKHKEKLMLKSEEGGASHSDDMEIEAQSSEQDKSRRRDSTSKSFVGGPLSWDPYSKGVDFEELQASIASRVKVAPVEKLEKSRSDEPYKGESPKLLADSSTSLLSDEKAATGLQIEKEKTLKDAVKPKHKRKKKASTNTDAS, translated from the exons ATGGAGCAGAGATTAGCTAATACGTGGCGGATGACGGTGAATGAGAAGAAATTCATTGAGACTGCCTTGCATTCTGACCTTAGAATAGATGGTCGGCGGCCATTCGATTATAGAGAGCTTACGGTCAAGTTTGGTAG AGAAGATGGCTCATCAGAGGTGCAGCTGGGCCTGACACATGTCATGGGATTCGTGAGTTCCCAACTGGTGCAACCTTATCGAGATAGGCCGAATGAAGGAACCCTTTCAGTCTACACAGAATTGTCACCCATGGCTGACCCTTCTTTTGAGGCGGGTCGTCCTACAGAATCTGCTGTAGAATTGGGGCGTGTGATAGACCGTGGATTAAG AGAGAGCAGGGCTGTAGATACAGAATCGCTGTGTGTTGTTTCTGGGAAGTTTGTGTGGTCAATTCGTATCGATCTGCATATTTTAGACAATGGAGG AAATCTTGTTGATGCTGCCAATATTGCTGCTTTAGCTGCTCTCTTGACATTCCGGAGACCTGAATGTTCACTAGGAGGAGAAGATGGTCAGGAAGTCATAGTACATCCACCCGAG GTAAGGGAGCCACTTCCTTTGATTATACATCATCTACCTATTGCAATAACCTTTGCATTCATCGGTGATGAAAATACGGTG GTAATAGACCCCACACATTTTGAAGAGGGTGTTATGGGAGGAAGATTGACTGCTACGCTTAATGCTAATGGGGATGTATGTGCTATACAAAAGGCTGGGGGTGATGGTGTCATGCAGAGTGTCATCATGCAGTGCTTGCGCATTGCTTCGGTGAAGGCAGCGGATATTACAGCAAAGATAAGGAAAGCT GTTGACTCATATAACACGGAAAGAGCACTAAGCAAGATCAGGCGGCAGCCTGCTAGTGTGGCTGTACAAGTTACTGAACCTAATCAGATAGAAGTTAAGGACTTCTTAAGCAAACATAAGGAGAAATTGATGTTGAAGTCAGAAGAGGGTGGGGCAAGTCACAGTGATGACATGGAAATTGAAGCCCAATCATCTGAACAAGATAAAAGTAGAAGGAGAGATAGCACCTCAAAGAGTTTTGTCGGTGGTCCCTTGAGTTG GGATCCCTACTCAAAAGGTGTAGATTTTGAGGAATTGCAAGCCTCTATTGCTTCACGTG TGAAGGTGGCACCTGTAGAGAAGCTAGAGAAATCAAGGTCTGATGAGCCATACAAAGGAGAATCACCTAAATTACTTGCTGACAGCAGTACCTCCCTTTTGTCAGATGAAAAGGCTGCAACTGGACTACAAATAGAAAAAGAGAAGACTTTGAAAGATGCTGTGAAGCCTAAGCACAAGAGAAAAAAGAAGGCATCAACGAACACAGATGCAAGTTAG
- the LOC113768259 gene encoding CBBY-like protein isoform X1, which produces MAATATISHSSLITLYSNSQLNTSSVLKNTFLSSTSLVYSSSSTISINSCNTKLCGAVTLKSRNGRGGIRGGRLVCLVASSSSAPSVNLPKALMFDCDGVLVDTEKDGHRISFNDTFAEKELGVTWDVDLYGELLKIGGGKERMTAYFNKVGWPEKAPKSEEERKEFIASLHKRKTELFMALIEKKMLPLRPGVAKLIDQALDNGVKVAVCSTSNEKAVTAIVSFLLGPKRAEQIQIYAGDVVPRKKPDPAIYLLASSTLGVDPSSCVVIEDSAIGLAAAKAAGMKCIVTKSGYTAEEDFLNADAVFDCIGDPPEERFDLSFCGSLLEKQYVS; this is translated from the exons ATGGCGGCAACTGCTACAATCTCTCATTCTTCCTTGATCACTCTCTACTCTAACAGCCAACTTAACACATCTTCAGTCTTGAAGAACACATTCTTGTCATCTACATCACTAGTCTATTCTTCTTCAAGTACAATAAGCATTAATAGTTGTAACACAAAACTTTGTGGTGCTGTTACTTTGAAAAGCAGAAATGGAAGAGGTGGGATTAGAGGTGGGCGGTTGGTTTGCTTGGTTGCTTCATCTTCATCTGCACCTTCAGTTAATCTTCCCAAAGCACTGATGTTTGATTGTGATGGGGTGCTTGTTGACACTGAGAAAGATGGCCACAGGATTTCTTTCAATGACACCTTTGCTGAa AAAGAATTAGGTGTAACCTGGGATGTGGACTTGTACGGTGAATTGCTCAAAATTGGGGGTGGAAAAGAAAG GATGACTGCCTATTTTAACAAAGTGGGTTGGCCAGAAAAGGCACCAAAgagtgaagaagaaagaaaagaattcatAGCCTCACTTCATAAGCGAAAAACAGAGTTGTTCATGGCACTTATTGAGAAAAAAATGCTACCTCTTCGGCCTGGTGTAGCGAA GTTGATTGATCAGGCTTTGGACAATGGAGTCAAAGTTGCTGTCTGCAGCACATCTAATGAGAAGGCG GTCACTGCTATAGTTTCATTCTTGTTAGGACCCAAGCGAGCAGAGCAAATCCAGATATATGCCGGAGATGTTGTTCCGCGCAAGAAACCTGATCCA GCCATTTATCTGTTAGCTTCCAGCACTCTGGGTGTTGACCCTTCAAG TTGCGTTGTGATAGAAGACAGTGCCATAGGTCTTGCTGCTGCAAAAGCTGCTGGGATGAAGTGTATTGTAACAAAGAGCGG GTACACAGCTGAGGAGGATTTCTTAAATGCTGATGCAGTTTTTGATTGCATTGGAGATCCTCCAGAAGAAAGATTTGACTTATCATTTTGTGGAAGCCTTCTGGAGAAACAATATGTTAGTTAG
- the LOC113767453 gene encoding exosome complex component RRP45A-like isoform X2 gives MEQRLANTWRMTVNEKKFIETALHSDLRIDGRRPFDYRELTVKFGREDGSSEVQLGLTHVMGFVSSQLVQPYRDRPNEGTLSVYTELSPMADPSFEAGRPTESAVELGRVIDRGLRESRAVDTESLCVVSGKFVWSIRIDLHILDNGGNLVDAANIAALAALLTFRRPECSLGGEDGQEVIVHPPEVREPLPLIIHHLPIAITFAFIGDENTVVIDPTHFEEGVMGGRLTATLNANGDVCAIQKAGGDGVMQSVIMQCLRIASVKAADITAKIRKAVDSYNTERALSKIRRQPASVAVQVTEPNQIEVKDFLSKHKEKLMLKSEEGGASHSDDMEIEAQSSEQDKSRRRDSTSKSFVGGPLSWDPYSKVKVAPVEKLEKSRSDEPYKGESPKLLADSSTSLLSDEKAATGLQIEKEKTLKDAVKPKHKRKKKASTNTDAS, from the exons ATGGAGCAGAGATTAGCTAATACGTGGCGGATGACGGTGAATGAGAAGAAATTCATTGAGACTGCCTTGCATTCTGACCTTAGAATAGATGGTCGGCGGCCATTCGATTATAGAGAGCTTACGGTCAAGTTTGGTAG AGAAGATGGCTCATCAGAGGTGCAGCTGGGCCTGACACATGTCATGGGATTCGTGAGTTCCCAACTGGTGCAACCTTATCGAGATAGGCCGAATGAAGGAACCCTTTCAGTCTACACAGAATTGTCACCCATGGCTGACCCTTCTTTTGAGGCGGGTCGTCCTACAGAATCTGCTGTAGAATTGGGGCGTGTGATAGACCGTGGATTAAG AGAGAGCAGGGCTGTAGATACAGAATCGCTGTGTGTTGTTTCTGGGAAGTTTGTGTGGTCAATTCGTATCGATCTGCATATTTTAGACAATGGAGG AAATCTTGTTGATGCTGCCAATATTGCTGCTTTAGCTGCTCTCTTGACATTCCGGAGACCTGAATGTTCACTAGGAGGAGAAGATGGTCAGGAAGTCATAGTACATCCACCCGAG GTAAGGGAGCCACTTCCTTTGATTATACATCATCTACCTATTGCAATAACCTTTGCATTCATCGGTGATGAAAATACGGTG GTAATAGACCCCACACATTTTGAAGAGGGTGTTATGGGAGGAAGATTGACTGCTACGCTTAATGCTAATGGGGATGTATGTGCTATACAAAAGGCTGGGGGTGATGGTGTCATGCAGAGTGTCATCATGCAGTGCTTGCGCATTGCTTCGGTGAAGGCAGCGGATATTACAGCAAAGATAAGGAAAGCT GTTGACTCATATAACACGGAAAGAGCACTAAGCAAGATCAGGCGGCAGCCTGCTAGTGTGGCTGTACAAGTTACTGAACCTAATCAGATAGAAGTTAAGGACTTCTTAAGCAAACATAAGGAGAAATTGATGTTGAAGTCAGAAGAGGGTGGGGCAAGTCACAGTGATGACATGGAAATTGAAGCCCAATCATCTGAACAAGATAAAAGTAGAAGGAGAGATAGCACCTCAAAGAGTTTTGTCGGTGGTCCCTTGAGTTG GGATCCCTACTCAAAAG TGAAGGTGGCACCTGTAGAGAAGCTAGAGAAATCAAGGTCTGATGAGCCATACAAAGGAGAATCACCTAAATTACTTGCTGACAGCAGTACCTCCCTTTTGTCAGATGAAAAGGCTGCAACTGGACTACAAATAGAAAAAGAGAAGACTTTGAAAGATGCTGTGAAGCCTAAGCACAAGAGAAAAAAGAAGGCATCAACGAACACAGATGCAAGTTAG
- the LOC113767453 gene encoding exosome complex component RRP45A-like isoform X4, translating into MGFVSSQLVQPYRDRPNEGTLSVYTELSPMADPSFEAGRPTESAVELGRVIDRGLRESRAVDTESLCVVSGKFVWSIRIDLHILDNGGNLVDAANIAALAALLTFRRPECSLGGEDGQEVIVHPPEVREPLPLIIHHLPIAITFAFIGDENTVVIDPTHFEEGVMGGRLTATLNANGDVCAIQKAGGDGVMQSVIMQCLRIASVKAADITAKIRKAVDSYNTERALSKIRRQPASVAVQVTEPNQIEVKDFLSKHKEKLMLKSEEGGASHSDDMEIEAQSSEQDKSRRRDSTSKSFVGGPLSWDPYSKGVDFEELQASIASRVKVAPVEKLEKSRSDEPYKGESPKLLADSSTSLLSDEKAATGLQIEKEKTLKDAVKPKHKRKKKASTNTDAS; encoded by the exons ATGGGATTCGTGAGTTCCCAACTGGTGCAACCTTATCGAGATAGGCCGAATGAAGGAACCCTTTCAGTCTACACAGAATTGTCACCCATGGCTGACCCTTCTTTTGAGGCGGGTCGTCCTACAGAATCTGCTGTAGAATTGGGGCGTGTGATAGACCGTGGATTAAG AGAGAGCAGGGCTGTAGATACAGAATCGCTGTGTGTTGTTTCTGGGAAGTTTGTGTGGTCAATTCGTATCGATCTGCATATTTTAGACAATGGAGG AAATCTTGTTGATGCTGCCAATATTGCTGCTTTAGCTGCTCTCTTGACATTCCGGAGACCTGAATGTTCACTAGGAGGAGAAGATGGTCAGGAAGTCATAGTACATCCACCCGAG GTAAGGGAGCCACTTCCTTTGATTATACATCATCTACCTATTGCAATAACCTTTGCATTCATCGGTGATGAAAATACGGTG GTAATAGACCCCACACATTTTGAAGAGGGTGTTATGGGAGGAAGATTGACTGCTACGCTTAATGCTAATGGGGATGTATGTGCTATACAAAAGGCTGGGGGTGATGGTGTCATGCAGAGTGTCATCATGCAGTGCTTGCGCATTGCTTCGGTGAAGGCAGCGGATATTACAGCAAAGATAAGGAAAGCT GTTGACTCATATAACACGGAAAGAGCACTAAGCAAGATCAGGCGGCAGCCTGCTAGTGTGGCTGTACAAGTTACTGAACCTAATCAGATAGAAGTTAAGGACTTCTTAAGCAAACATAAGGAGAAATTGATGTTGAAGTCAGAAGAGGGTGGGGCAAGTCACAGTGATGACATGGAAATTGAAGCCCAATCATCTGAACAAGATAAAAGTAGAAGGAGAGATAGCACCTCAAAGAGTTTTGTCGGTGGTCCCTTGAGTTG GGATCCCTACTCAAAAGGTGTAGATTTTGAGGAATTGCAAGCCTCTATTGCTTCACGTG TGAAGGTGGCACCTGTAGAGAAGCTAGAGAAATCAAGGTCTGATGAGCCATACAAAGGAGAATCACCTAAATTACTTGCTGACAGCAGTACCTCCCTTTTGTCAGATGAAAAGGCTGCAACTGGACTACAAATAGAAAAAGAGAAGACTTTGAAAGATGCTGTGAAGCCTAAGCACAAGAGAAAAAAGAAGGCATCAACGAACACAGATGCAAGTTAG
- the LOC113767453 gene encoding exosome complex component RRP45A-like isoform X3, with translation MEQRLANTWRMTVNEKKFIETALHSDLRIDGRRPFDYRELTVKFGREDGSSEVQLGLTHVMGFVSSQLVQPYRDRPNEGTLSVYTELSPMADPSFEAGRPTESAVELGRVIDRGLRESRAVDTESLCVVSGKFVWSIRIDLHILDNGGNLVDAANIAALAALLTFRRPECSLGGEDGQEVIVHPPEVIDPTHFEEGVMGGRLTATLNANGDVCAIQKAGGDGVMQSVIMQCLRIASVKAADITAKIRKAVDSYNTERALSKIRRQPASVAVQVTEPNQIEVKDFLSKHKEKLMLKSEEGGASHSDDMEIEAQSSEQDKSRRRDSTSKSFVGGPLSWDPYSKGVDFEELQASIASRVKVAPVEKLEKSRSDEPYKGESPKLLADSSTSLLSDEKAATGLQIEKEKTLKDAVKPKHKRKKKASTNTDAS, from the exons ATGGAGCAGAGATTAGCTAATACGTGGCGGATGACGGTGAATGAGAAGAAATTCATTGAGACTGCCTTGCATTCTGACCTTAGAATAGATGGTCGGCGGCCATTCGATTATAGAGAGCTTACGGTCAAGTTTGGTAG AGAAGATGGCTCATCAGAGGTGCAGCTGGGCCTGACACATGTCATGGGATTCGTGAGTTCCCAACTGGTGCAACCTTATCGAGATAGGCCGAATGAAGGAACCCTTTCAGTCTACACAGAATTGTCACCCATGGCTGACCCTTCTTTTGAGGCGGGTCGTCCTACAGAATCTGCTGTAGAATTGGGGCGTGTGATAGACCGTGGATTAAG AGAGAGCAGGGCTGTAGATACAGAATCGCTGTGTGTTGTTTCTGGGAAGTTTGTGTGGTCAATTCGTATCGATCTGCATATTTTAGACAATGGAGG AAATCTTGTTGATGCTGCCAATATTGCTGCTTTAGCTGCTCTCTTGACATTCCGGAGACCTGAATGTTCACTAGGAGGAGAAGATGGTCAGGAAGTCATAGTACATCCACCCGAG GTAATAGACCCCACACATTTTGAAGAGGGTGTTATGGGAGGAAGATTGACTGCTACGCTTAATGCTAATGGGGATGTATGTGCTATACAAAAGGCTGGGGGTGATGGTGTCATGCAGAGTGTCATCATGCAGTGCTTGCGCATTGCTTCGGTGAAGGCAGCGGATATTACAGCAAAGATAAGGAAAGCT GTTGACTCATATAACACGGAAAGAGCACTAAGCAAGATCAGGCGGCAGCCTGCTAGTGTGGCTGTACAAGTTACTGAACCTAATCAGATAGAAGTTAAGGACTTCTTAAGCAAACATAAGGAGAAATTGATGTTGAAGTCAGAAGAGGGTGGGGCAAGTCACAGTGATGACATGGAAATTGAAGCCCAATCATCTGAACAAGATAAAAGTAGAAGGAGAGATAGCACCTCAAAGAGTTTTGTCGGTGGTCCCTTGAGTTG GGATCCCTACTCAAAAGGTGTAGATTTTGAGGAATTGCAAGCCTCTATTGCTTCACGTG TGAAGGTGGCACCTGTAGAGAAGCTAGAGAAATCAAGGTCTGATGAGCCATACAAAGGAGAATCACCTAAATTACTTGCTGACAGCAGTACCTCCCTTTTGTCAGATGAAAAGGCTGCAACTGGACTACAAATAGAAAAAGAGAAGACTTTGAAAGATGCTGTGAAGCCTAAGCACAAGAGAAAAAAGAAGGCATCAACGAACACAGATGCAAGTTAG